In one window of Juglans regia cultivar Chandler chromosome 3, Walnut 2.0, whole genome shotgun sequence DNA:
- the LOC109003578 gene encoding UPF0481 protein At3g47200-like has protein sequence MGINGKLTIRLLLQEINSRKFLQRTANYSRDPIPGAFQRRPYSKSRASVLEEVFEADVPEERSSVCIYKVPANMRRVERKAYEPNIVSIGPYHHRVERLQDSEELKQKFVRRLFDRSRENEVLEFELMKVAMGKLEEEARICYGEEIKLGSEEFVKTMVIDGCFVVELLREAWQHKLRGHPIPFIKRWMLPALRRDLIMLENQLPFFVLTKLFEMTSSTPAGLAPSLQQLALHFFNPLLQRGWEAPPPKSSTATEVVFEARHLLDLFRSSTLPIELARGKQPNMIRSITELKEAGVKVQRAKHLKPLDITYEESVLKIPPLYIDDYKGTVFRNMVAFEKCHHSCHPDVTTYLFFFDGLINSAKDVGFLHCDEVLHHSLGSNKEVAKLVNNICKEIDMDADESYLFMVVDDANSFFGSPYGKARAGLVRHYFSSWVVGISTLGAVFAVYLTLIQTASGVAGARDALKEVNFLSHLIDFLLLPFFGTK, from the coding sequence ATGGGGATCAATGGTAAGCTCACAATTAGGCTGCTGTTGCAGGAAATAAACAGCAGAAAATTCCTTCAAAGAACTGCTAATTATTCAAGAGATCCAATTCCAGGTGCTTTCCAACGAAGGCCATACTCAAAGTCTAGAGCTTCAGTACTGGAAGAGGTGTTTGAAGCTGATGTTCCAGAAGAAAGAAGCTCTGTCTGCATTTACAAGGTCCCAGCTAATATGCGTCGGGTGGAAAGAAAGGCTTATGAACCCAACATCGTCTCCATCGGTCCATACCATCATCGAGTAGAGCGGCTGCAAGACTCGGAAGAGCTCAAACAGAAATTTGTTCGCCGCCTCTTTGATCGAAGCCGCGAGAATGAAGTACTTGAGTTTGAGCTTATGAAGGTTGCCATGGGGAAACTGGAGGAAGAAGCTCGAATCTGCTATGGGGAAGAAATCAAACTAGGAAGTGAGGAATTTGTCAAGACGATGGTTATTGATGGCTGCTTCGTTGTTGAGCTGTTGAGAGAGGCATGGCAGCACAAGCTACGTGGACACCCAATACCTTTCATCAAAAGATGGATGTTGCCCGCTCTTCGTCGCGATCTGATCATGCTTGAAAACCAGCTCCCATTCTTTGTTCTGactaaattatttgaaatgacAAGCAGCACTCCTGCTGGATTAGCGCCATCTTTGCAACAGCTTGCACTTCACTTCTTTAATCCTTTATTGCAAAGAGGTTGGGAAGCACCACCTCCAAAGAGCAGTACTGCAACTGAAGTAGTCTTCGAAGCAAGGCACTTGCTTGATCTTTTCCGCTCTAGCACTCTCCCGATCGAACTGGCAAGAGGGAAACAACCCAACATGATCCGTTCAATAACAGAGCTAAAAGAAGCGGGCGTCAAAGTTCAGAGAGCAAAACATCTCAAGCCACTTGACATAACATACGAGGAAAGTGTGCTGAAGATCCCTCCTCTTTACATCGACGATTATAAGGGCACTGTGTTTCGCAACATGGTGGCATTCGAGAAATGCCACCACAGTTGCCATCCAGACGTCACAACGTACTTGTTTTTCTTCGACGGACTCATTAACTCGGCCAAGGACGTGGGATTTCTCCATTGTGATGAAGTTCTTCACCATTCTCTGGGCAGCAACAAAGAGGTTGCGAAACTTGTAAACAATATCTGCAAGGAGATTGATATGGATGCAGATGAGTCATATCTATTCATGGTGGTGGATGACGCCAACTCTTTCTTCGGTTCTCCTTATGGGAAAGCGAGAGCAGGATTGGTGCGGCACTACTTCAGCAGCTGGGTGGTAGGGATCTCAACTCTGGGTGCAGTTTTTGCTGTTTATCTCACCCTGATTCAGACTGCCTCCGGAGTTGCAGGCGCCCGGGATGCCTTGAAAGAAGTCAACTTCCTCTCGCATCTGATAGACTTCTTGTTGCTTCCTTTCTTTGGTACCAAATAA
- the LOC109003590 gene encoding probable LRR receptor-like serine/threonine-protein kinase At3g47570, protein MEIPSSFIYFMLLLEHCFMASLAVPAAARTNITTDQSALFALKDCITDDPHKFLERNWSTSTSVCSWVGVICDANHQRVTPLNLSYMDLKGTIPPHLGNLSFLSGLSFRENNFGGSLPNELGSLHRLRTVSFGSNNLQGEVPSWLGFLPKLQMLNLYGNRFSGTIPTSLCNTSSLQIINLSENMLSGGIPRSLTNCTSLKGLFLGENSLRGEIPPEIGTLQNLEQLSANTNNLTGRIPNIIFNVSTIKIIDLSLNKLSGQLPASIGHCRPNLEELYLWDNELREKIPSSISNASKLTVLELAANYFSGTLPDTLGNLKHLKELNLAGNYLTRESSSLELSFLSSLTNCRELEKIMLANNPLNGTLPISMGNFSTSLTSFSAFDCHIKGTIPKQIGNLSALIVLRLQNNELAGPIPTAVGGMKELQGLYLQRNRLQGSIPPYFCYLRKLDVLNLSSNELFGSIPTCWGSLTSLRKLYLDSNNLTSTIPPSFWSLQDILEVNLSMNSLCGHLPQDIGNLKVVIHIDLSWNRFSGEIPAVIGGLQSLKTLSLAHNNFQGPLPHSFDGSVSAEFLDFSDNNLSGVIPKSLEALKYLKYFNASFNRLRGEIPSGGAIAIFSARSFMGNEALCGPPRLKVPPCKTSTVGRSKTVAAGVLVYVLPLLIATILVPVLVLVFVRRRRKNAKLPSQGDLLTVATWRRISYLELERATDGFSESNLVGKGSFGSVYKGILSDGISVAVKVFNLNLQGALRSFEAECEVLCRIRHRNLVQIISSCSNIEFKALVLEYMPNGSLMQWLYSHDFFLDILQRLNMMIDVASSLEYLHHGYSVPVVHCDLKPSNILLNEDMIAHVGDFGISRFLGDGDSMTQTMTLATIGYMAPEYGSQGIISTSGDVYSYGILLMETFTRKKPTDEMFAGEMNLKRWVKESLPHAVIKVADANLLERDDEHFAAKQECILSMMKLAMDCSEEAPEERVNMREVITTLKKIKMNFLKDVGGRSLKT, encoded by the exons ATGGAAATTCCTTCCtcctttatctattttatgctGTTGTTGGAGCACTGTTTCATGGCTAGTTTAGCTGTACCGGCGGCAGCAAGAACCAACATAACCACAGACCAATCAGCTCTTTTTGCCCTCAAAGACTGCATCACCGATGACCCTCACAAATTCTTGGAAAGAAACTGGTCTACCTCTACCTCTGTTTGCAGCTGGGTTGGGGTCATTTGCGATGCCAACCACCAAAGAGTCACACCCTTGAATCTGTCCTACATGGATCTTAAAGGAACCATACCTCCACACTTGGGAAACCTTTCATTTCTGTCTGGTTTATCCTTCCGAGAGAACAACTTTGGTGGCTCTCTTCCCAACGAGTTGGGCTCGTTGCATAGGTTGAGAACAGTCAGCTTTGGCTCGAACAACTTGCAGGGAGAGGTACCATCCTGGTTGGGGTTCTTGCCTAAACTTCAAATGTTGAATCTGTATGGAAACCGTTTCTCGGGAACCATCCCAACTTCTCTATGCAACACGTCGTCACTGCAGATtattaatctaagtgaaaaCATGCTTTCAg GAGGGATACCAAGAAGTTTGACAAACTGTACTTCACTCAAGGGTCTTTTTTTAGGTGAGAACAGCTTGAGAG GTGAAATACCACCAGAGATTGGGACTCTTCAAAATTTAGAACAATTGAGTGCCAACACTAACAACTTAACTGGTCGCATCCCAAATATAATCTTCAATGTCTCAACAATTAAAATCATTGATCTCAGCTTGAACAAGCTTTCAGGCCAGCTTCCAGCTAGCATAGGTCATTGTCGTCCAAATCTGGAGGAACTTTACCTATGGGATAATGAACTAAGGGAAAAAATTCCCAGCAGCATATCAAATGCTTCTAAGCTCACTGTACTAGAGCTGGCAGCAAACTATTTCTCTGGCACTCTTCCTGATACCCTCGGAAATTTAAAGCATCTGAAGGAGCTCAACTTAGCTGGCAATTATTTGACCAGAGAATCTTCGTCTCTAGAGTTGAGTTTTCTTTCGTCTTTGACAAACTGCAGAGAGTTGGAAAAGATAATGCTAGCAAATAATCCATTGAATGGTACCCTTCCAATTTCAATGGGAAACTTCTCTACTTCTCTAACCTCTTTTTCTGCATTTGATTGCCATATCAAGGGCACCATCCCAAAACAGATTGGTAACTTGAGTGCCTTGATTGTCCTACGCCTACAAAACAATGAATTGGCTGGGCCTATTCCAACTGCAGTCGGAGGAATGAAAGAGCTCCAAGGTTTGTATCTTCAACGCAATAGATTGCAAGGATCCATCCCAccttatttttgttacttaagGAAATTGGATGTATTAAACTTAAGTAGTAATGAGCTCTTTGGATCCATTCCAACTTGTTGGGGAAGTCTCACTTCACTTCGAAAGCTATACTTAGATTCCAACAATCTGACATCCACAATACCCCCATCCTTTTGGAGTCTTCAGGACATACTGGAAGTAAACTTGTCTATGAATTCGCTATGTGGCCATCTGCCACAAGATATTGGGAATTTGAAGGTGGTAATACATATAGACTTGTCGTGGAACCGATTTTCAGGTGAGATCCCGGCTGTGATTGGAGGACTGCAAAGTTTGAAAACCCTCTCCTTAGCGCATAACAATTTCCAGGGTCCTCTGCCTCATTCATTTGATGGGTCAGTAAGTGCAGAATTTTTGGATTTCTCTGATAACAACTTGTCAGGAGTGATTCCCAAATCCCTAGAGGCACTCAAGTACCTCAAATACTTCAATGCGTCTTTCAATAGATTACGAGGGGAAATCCCATCTGGAGGTGCTATTGCTATCTTCTCGGCTAGATCATTCATGGGGAATGAAGCATTATGTGGTCCGCCCCGATTGAAAGTTCCACCCTGCAAAACTAGTACTGTTGGACGATCAAAGACAGTAGCTGCGGGTGTTCTAGTATATGTTCTACCACTACTGATAGCAACAATCCTTGTACCGGTCCTCGTACTTGTTTTCGTAAGACGCAGAAGGAAGAATGCAAAACTACCCAGTCAGGGAGACTTGTTAACTGTAGCAACGTGGAGAAGAATTTCTTACCTAGAACTCGAACGAGCAACTGATGGCTTTAGCGAAAGTAACTTGGTTGGGAAAGGGAGTTTTGGCTCGGTGTACAAAGGGATACTTTCAGACGGGATTAGTGTTGCAGTGAAGGTTTTTAACTTGAATCTACAAGGAGCATTAAGAAGTTTTGAGGCTGAATGTGAAGTATTGTGCAGAATTCGTCATAGGAATCTTGTCCAAATCATCAGTAGCTGCAGTAACATTGAATTTAAAGCCTTGGTACTGGAGTACATGCCCAACGGGAGCCTCATGCAGTGGCTGTATTCTCATGACTTCTTTTTGGATATCCTACAGAGATTGAACATGATGATAGATGTTGCATCATCATTGGAATATCTCCATCATGGTTATTCTGTTCCTGTCGTTCATTGTGATTTGAAGCCCAGCAACATTCTCCTAAATGAAGATATGATTGCACATGTTGGGGACTTTGGCATTTCCAGATTCTTGGGTGACGGAGATTCCATGACCCAAACCATGACACTTGCCACCATTGGTTATATGGCACCAG AGTATGGATCGCAAGGGATCATTTCCACGAGTGGAGATGTATACAGTTATGGCATTTTGCTGATGGAAACCTTCACAAGAAAGAAGCCCACAGACGAAATGTTTGCCGGAGAAATGAACCTAAAACGCTGGGTAAAAGAGTCACTGCCCCACGCAGTAATCAAAGTTGCTGATGCAAATTTGCTAGAGAGAGATGACGAGCATTTTGCTGCTAAGCAGGAGTGTATATTGTCCATGATGAAACTGGCCATGGATTGTTCAGAAGAAGCACCTGAAGAGAGGGTAAACATGAGAGAAGTCATAACAACACTCAAAAAGATCAAAATGAATTTCCTGAAGGATGTTGGAGGCCGGAGCTTGAAAACATGA
- the LOC109003591 gene encoding probable arabinosyltransferase ARAD1, whose amino-acid sequence MNKARKIWLLYQTLTASLFFVFFFYAFFCTIPSASNLHSTGFLPVSPEDTSQESSNPSPVNVYVYRLPRKFTYGVVEHFWRARGFTDSETRGYPSHQHSAEWYLFLDLTTRSHELYWTGSPVIPVSQPEEAEFFYVPFFSSLSSIVNKNQLPSSSDWIKQYDDGKAQEELVAWLEKQEYWTRSEGRDHVLVCQNPKALNRVRDRVKNAVLLVSGFGRVRRDQGSPSKDLVVPCSHRISTYDVDIGVENRRLLLFAGNPYHHGGAKVRDFLFQALENEEDAIIEHEAASQENQVLASERMRSSKFCLDIPPPGSSPASCRLFDAIFSMCIPVIVNGSSIELPFEDVIDYRKIALFVQSTSAVKPAFLVTMLRNVTRDRILEYQQELKLVKRYFDYKDPNGAVKEIWHQVLQKLSLIKLMMINHDNGLQIRCM is encoded by the exons ATGAACAAAGCGCGCAAGATTTGGCTGCTGTACCAGACACTGACCGCCTCgctcttcttcgtcttcttcttctatgcCTTCTTCTGTACCATTCCATCGGCCTCAAACCTCCACTCCACCGGTTTTCTCCCCGTTTCACCGGAAGATACTTCCCAAGAAAGCTCGAATCCCTCCCCAGTGAATGTTTACGTCTACCGTCTCCCGAGAAAATTCACGTATGGCGTCGTCGAGCACTTCTGGAGGGCACGTGGGTTTACCGACTCGGAAACCCGTGGGTACCCGAGTCACCAACATTCCGCAGAGTGGTACTTGTTCCTAGACTTAACGACCCGATCACACGAACTCTACTGGACGGGGTCACCGGTCATCCCGGTCTCGCAACCTGAAGAGGCCGAATTTTTTTACGTCCCATTCTTCTCTTCGTTGAGCTCGATCGTGAACAAGAACCAGCTCCCCAGCAGTTCGGATTGGATCAAACAGTACGATGACGGGAAGGCTCAGGAGGAGTTAGTGGCTTGGTTGGAGAAGCAGGAGTACTGGACGAGGAGCGAGGGGCGGGACCACGTGTTGGTGTGCCAGAATCCGAAAGCGCTGAACCGGGTGAGAGACCGAGTCAAGAACGCAGTGTTGCTGGTGTCGGGTTTCGGACGGGTCAGACGCGACCAAGGGTCGCCGTCCAAGGACTTGGTCGTGCCGTGCTCGCATCGGATTAGCACGTACGATGTGGATATAGGCGTCGAGAATCGGAGGTTGCTCTTGTTCGCGGGGAATCCGTATCACCACGGg GGAGCCAAAGTCCGAGACTTTCTTTTCCAAGCacttgaaaatgaagaagatgccATAATAGAACATGAAGCAGCATCGCAAGAAAATCAGGTCTTAGCTTCAGAAAGGATGCGCTCATCAAAGTTCTGCTTAGATATTCCTCCTCCTGGTTCCTCGCCAGCATCATGCCGACTTTTTGATGCTATATTTAGCATGTGTATCCCAGTAATAGTGAATGGCAGCAGTATTGAATTGCCTTTTGAAGATGTCATTGACTACAGAAAGATTGCATTATTTGTACAATCGACCTCTGCTGTGAAGCCAGCATTTTTAGTTACAATGCTGAGGAATGTAACCAGGGACAGGATTCTGGAGTACCAGCAGGAGCTGAAGTTG GTGAAGCGATACTTTGACTATAAAGATCCAAATGGAGCAGTGAAAGAGATCTGGCACCAAGTATTGCAGAAACTCTCCCTGATTAAACTGATGATGATCAATCATGACAATGGCTTGCAAATTAGATGCATGTGA